From the Eschrichtius robustus isolate mEscRob2 chromosome 3, mEscRob2.pri, whole genome shotgun sequence genome, the window GGTATAAAGTAAGGACTATTTTTACCTGATGTGGCAAAAGGTGCAGTGTTAGGAAGCTCTGGGCCACGACGTTCTACTCCCTGGCATTTAGAGATGGTTGCCCAGAGGGCTTTCCCATATACTGGCACCAGCGTGTTGAAGTCCGAGGCCCAGCTGTTCACAGGTCTTTCTGCCTGATCCTCCAAAAGTCTGAGAGAAGGGTCAGATTTAGGGCAACATAGGATCCGCTTCACTTCATCAATGCCAGCTAAGAGGAGGCGATAGTAGAAGAGACCTCGGTCCCGTACTGCCatatccttttcttcctctgaggTAAGACAACAGACtaagttaattaaaaacaaaaacgaaaacactCTTTCTACCCCTGTGCCCatcagaacaggagaaaaaaatgaaggagggAGGAAACCCTAGAAAACGTTGACATTTTCTTCTTGGGTCCCAGACGGCTCACCAAACAATGAAAGCTGTGAGAACCTGTATGACTGGTCATGGCAAGtaccatttccttcttttttttcttttttaaatttgattttatttatttttttatacagcaggttctcattagttatccattttatacatattagtgtatatatgtcaatcccaatctcccaattcaaccaTTTCCTTCTGAAGAGCCTACCTATGCAGTAGTATAACAAACGGCCCAGCGTGTCCTGGCACTCAGCGGGTCGAGAGAGGAAAAGGCGCAGCAGAGCCGTGAGCAGCTCCATCTTGACAGCTGGGAATGTCTCCGACTTCACATTCTCTACGAAGTCTTCCAACACATAAGGAGCGTTGGGGATTCTCTCCCCGTGGACGCCGAGTAGCCAAATAAGCGCCTGCTTCCCCTAGGTAATAAGGGAGTAAGAACAGGTGCTCAACATTTGGCTGTCCAGAACACAGGCCAGAGCAGACAGTAGATAGCAGCAGGTTTTGCTTTTCCCCTAGAGTCAGTACAAAaggtataatattttatttacttccacTTGCATTTATTAATCCACCCCCTACTAAACTCTCTACACCAAATAGGAATGAAATTCTACCACACAAAAGGAGACTTAAGACTCTCACAGCCTATGTTGCTTAAGCAATAAGGCTTCCTCAGCTTTGAGGCTTCTGCCCCAATTTGGGGTTTAATGCTTCAGTGGAAGCTATTGGAAGATTCCTCTAAGTTACTCCATTAAAGTGGTGATTAACCTAGAGTGCACATCAGAGTCACCTGCGAAGCTTCTTAAAACTCTATGTGTCTAGGGCTTCCACTCTTGAATATTTGAGTAGATACTGGAAGcccaaatatttgtaaaaattccACAGACGATTCTGATTTTCATACCAGCTGAAAACCCTATGGTCTAAATCTCTGACTCAAAACTGTTCACAAGAACAATGCTATCAAAATATTTGTAAGAAAACCATAGCTATATCCtaatgtttttataatttatatcccACCTACACCCAAAAGAGAATCTGAGGTGGCAATCAATTCTAAGAATTCCACTTCAGACACTGTGTGGAAAGAATAATTAGATTCCATTTCGCAGAGCAGGGTCCCAAGCACTCCCCCTCTGCCTAGAAGTAAAGGAGAATTACAGCCTACCTCGCTATCTTGAATGCTCTCCTCACAGCCGGGCAGGGCCTGACACACAGCTTCTGTACACTGAGGACACAACCAAACCAGGTCTCGGAAAGTCTGCACCACCACTAGAGCACAGCTCAGGACACAAGAGCACAGGATTAGAGCCTCTGCACGGGAAGGAATCTTAAGAAAAGTCACATATTCAGGCTAGATTACTGGGGgaatttctgtaaaatgggcgttTGGTGGGGTGGTCAATGATTATCTGAGAAATGTCTGACATGGGCAacaatttcttaaataaatgttgCTCATCAGATTGCCATGAGGATAAACGAGTTAATGTATGTGAAAGCACTTGGCAAACCAGAAAGCATATACAAATGTGGGGGAGTGCTGCTGTCGAATGACGCTCTGAGGACAGTATAAATGGAGCTACCAGGGTTGGAGCTACGGTGAAGCAAGCAAGGTGCCAGGGTGTAAAATTTAAGAAGACACACAGAGTTAGCATTTGCACAAACTTGAGAGCGAGTGCCtctttatatacattcttttcttacaatatatattcttttccattctggtttatcacaggatattgaatatagttccctgtgctatacagtaggaccttgttgtttatccattctctatataaaagTGAGTGcctctttaaatgtttgcatCCTAGGCACTTTGcctgcctcaccctagtcccagccTTGGAAGCCACTGCTTACAGTATGCTGCCATAAAGCAAAAAGAGGGGTAAAGGTGGGGAAATAACAAGCAAGGTCACCCTCGCACCCTTCATGATCTATACAACAGCCTTCTAGACTCATGGCAACCTGAAGACTACCTACCCTGTTAGATTTATATGTTTCTCTGATGCAACAGATGATGCAAAGAAGAGTTTAAACCTCTGTTATTGAACAACAAATATGTTTTGAGCAACTACTATAGGTTGGGAAAttgaccacaaaaaaaaaaaaaaaaaaaatcctagaaaggTAGCCATTACCTGTGGTAATGTGCTCTTGTCGAAGCCCCAGCAGCTCTGTTAGAATCTGCACACATTGATCCGTGTAGGTCCTGGCGATGCCACCTACAGAGGAAGGGAAAGCAGAAAAATGTGTTTAGTCAAATACTAGCACCTCATTCTAAAATAATTTCCCACCAGCCAAAGAAAGACCAAGAGGACCAGAAatacctaaaaaaaagaaaaagaaaaagaaaatcaccccTTGCTTGATGAAATAAGAATCTAAGTTTACTATAAAGGGAGCTTTGGTAAAATGAATTTCCCATTGAACAAGGTTGAAAACTTTTAGTAGCAAAGGTATTTATGTGGCAGCCAGTTTGCTGCAGCACACCTGTACAGGAATATTCCTGCTGGGAACACTGTGTAACAGCCTCCAGACTGCAGGATTTCTACTCCCCTCTTTGTGCCCTCTTCTCTGCCTCTAGAAATAACCATACTTTATTCTACATACGaggttccttctcctcctctactTGAAGTCCTCCAAAACTTAGCTCCCCAGCTGCTTGCATTTGACTCACTCTAGCCCTTTAAATTCCAGACAGAGTAGCATGAAAAGGTCTGTAAGTCTTAGGTTTTACTCTGTGCTGGTCCACTCAGCATAATGCGTAGCCCGGAGCAGAAGCTTGATAAAAGATTGCTAAATTTTCAAAAGACTTTGAGTCAGGAAAGCTGGGTTCCAGTCCCATTTCAGGAACTATGTGACCTTTGGGCAATTTAAGAAACTTCCTGTGcctgagtttcttcatctttgaaaCGAAGTTAATAACAACACTTGTCCACTTTTCTTGACTGGCTCACAGGCTGTGGGAAGATGATATACAGAAAAGCATTTTGGATAACAGACGACAAAAGGCAATATAAATTGTGTTACAGTTTGCGTTACACCTATAGTCTATATCCTAGAAGATATGGAAACACCACTGTTGACCAAAAaaacctttctccccaccttgtTTGTAGTCACCGACCCAATTGTTTGGTGCAAGACACTTTGCCTCTGAAGCAAGATTCACTCCCTTTTCTCTCTGTGGTTCCACAGCTTTCTAGCTGGTTGGTCTAGGCTCtcacaaaggaaaagcaacagacGCCTACCTATGGCAAAGATGGCAGCCTGCGCGAAGTCGGCGGACACATCCGTGCAGTACCCTCGAAGCTCCTCCAGCACCTGCTGCACGTTCTCGTCGTTCACCAGCTCACACAGCACCTCCACCTTCTGGAGCCTGATGTAGTGGGGCTCCGAGTAGGAGCAAAAAAACTTTTTGTAGTGGCTGCTAAAGTGACCCGGCAAACTGTGCAGGACCTGGCGCACATGGCAGAGGGCGGCAAAACAGAGCTCGCGGCTCTCTGAAGAACAGGCAGCCAGCAAAGTTCCCTTGACTTGCATGAGCACGTCGGTTTGCACATGGGGGAAGTTTTTTGCCAAGATCAGAAAGAGTTTGGTGGCTCCCATCACCACACCTGGGCTACTGCTCTTGAGAAAACCGTCCAACAGGTTGAGAATGTCGAACAGCTCCTCCTCACTGCGGGGCTGGTAGCGGAGCAGAAAGTTTAGTACTTCAGCCTGGCCCCACTGGTCCAGTGttgacattctatccaaaaaagaaaacaaaagtgctATTCTAGCAACAAAATTAGGACCACCTCCATGCTACTGCCATGTCACCAGTCATCTGTTCATCACAACAAGGGGAGAATTCTTGAAAATAGGTTGTGCCATAATCAAATTATTCTTTTGAT encodes:
- the AP4B1 gene encoding AP-4 complex subunit beta-1 isoform X1 codes for the protein MPYLGSEDVVKELKKALCNPHIQADRLRYRNVIQRVIRHMTQGSDMSGVFMEMVKASATIDIVQKKLVYLYMCTYAPLKPDLALLAINTLCKDCSDPNPMVRGLALRSMCSLRLPGVQEYIQQPVLNGLQDKASYVRRVAVLGCAKMHTLHGDSEVDGALVNELYSLLRDQDPIVVVNCLRSLEEILKQEGGVVINKPIAHHLLNRMSTLDQWGQAEVLNFLLRYQPRSEEELFDILNLLDGFLKSSSPGVVMGATKLFLILAKNFPHVQTDVLMQVKGTLLAACSSESRELCFAALCHVRQVLHSLPGHFSSHYKKFFCSYSEPHYIRLQKVEVLCELVNDENVQQVLEELRGYCTDVSADFAQAAIFAIGGIARTYTDQCVQILTELLGLRQEHITTVVVQTFRDLVWLCPQCTEAVCQALPGCEESIQDSEGKQALIWLLGVHGERIPNAPYVLEDFVENVKSETFPAVKMELLTALLRLFLSRPAECQDTLGRLLYYCIEEEKDMAVRDRGLFYYRLLLAGIDEVKRILCCPKSDPSLRLLEDQAERPVNSWASDFNTLVPVYGKALWATISKCQGVERRGPELPNTAPFATSGPLIPEENKERVQELPDSRALMLVPNHQLTAACFEKTWVSLKVAHQQVFPWQGAVHPDTLQMALQVVNIQTIAMNRAGAQPWKAYLSAQDDTGCLFLTELLLEPENLQMQISVKQNKARTETLNSFISVLETVIGTIGDIKS
- the AP4B1 gene encoding AP-4 complex subunit beta-1 isoform X2, producing the protein MTQGSDMSGVFMEMVKASATIDIVQKKLVYLYMCTYAPLKPDLALLAINTLCKDCSDPNPMVRGLALRSMCSLRLPGVQEYIQQPVLNGLQDKASYVRRVAVLGCAKMHTLHGDSEVDGALVNELYSLLRDQDPIVVVNCLRSLEEILKQEGGVVINKPIAHHLLNRMSTLDQWGQAEVLNFLLRYQPRSEEELFDILNLLDGFLKSSSPGVVMGATKLFLILAKNFPHVQTDVLMQVKGTLLAACSSESRELCFAALCHVRQVLHSLPGHFSSHYKKFFCSYSEPHYIRLQKVEVLCELVNDENVQQVLEELRGYCTDVSADFAQAAIFAIGGIARTYTDQCVQILTELLGLRQEHITTVVVQTFRDLVWLCPQCTEAVCQALPGCEESIQDSEGKQALIWLLGVHGERIPNAPYVLEDFVENVKSETFPAVKMELLTALLRLFLSRPAECQDTLGRLLYYCIEEEKDMAVRDRGLFYYRLLLAGIDEVKRILCCPKSDPSLRLLEDQAERPVNSWASDFNTLVPVYGKALWATISKCQGVERRGPELPNTAPFATSGPLIPEENKERVQELPDSRALMLVPNHQLTAACFEKTWVSLKVAHQQVFPWQGAVHPDTLQMALQVVNIQTIAMNRAGAQPWKAYLSAQDDTGCLFLTELLLEPENLQMQISVKQNKARTETLNSFISVLETVIGTIGDIKS